The proteins below come from a single Holdemania massiliensis genomic window:
- a CDS encoding MurR/RpiR family transcriptional regulator: MNIIDRINAAKPTFTKSDELIYNCIKDDYWIIIRDASTIVDLAEKCHVSKSAILRFAKKLGYSGYSEFKYDFSIVGHSSVPEELHENKFDYILDSYTLAIKSIRQYLSENDFIMLAKEVMSAKKIRLCGYNRSGFTAMQFKYRLINIDIESEAVTDTLMLNVLSSSSAENEIFFFFTVRGNQSTPLNAYIKTCHDTKKTVVVLTMNPNTPYKKYASHFILLPNIKVKGVFLDEQAIFHIFIEILVSYISERILIEENQSPSLAK, translated from the coding sequence ATGAATATCATCGATCGAATTAACGCGGCCAAGCCGACCTTCACGAAAAGTGATGAACTGATTTACAATTGTATCAAGGACGACTACTGGATTATCATTCGCGACGCGTCCACCATTGTGGATTTAGCTGAAAAATGTCATGTTTCCAAATCCGCAATTCTGCGCTTTGCGAAAAAATTAGGCTATTCCGGCTATTCTGAGTTTAAATATGATTTCTCAATCGTCGGACACAGCAGCGTACCGGAGGAACTGCACGAAAACAAATTTGATTACATCCTGGATTCGTATACCTTGGCAATTAAAAGCATCCGACAGTATCTGAGTGAAAATGATTTTATCATGCTCGCAAAGGAAGTCATGAGCGCCAAAAAAATCCGACTGTGCGGCTACAATCGGTCAGGATTCACCGCAATGCAATTCAAATACCGTCTGATCAATATCGATATTGAATCGGAAGCGGTGACGGATACTTTAATGCTCAATGTTCTGTCCTCCTCTTCCGCTGAGAATGAGATTTTCTTTTTCTTTACCGTTCGAGGCAACCAATCCACTCCGCTGAATGCTTACATCAAAACTTGTCATGATACAAAAAAGACGGTGGTTGTTTTAACCATGAACCCCAATACTCCGTATAAAAAGTATGCTTCGCATTTCATCTTGCTGCCCAACATCAAAGTAAAAGGTGTATTCTTGGACGAACAAGCAATCTTTCATATTTTTATTGAGATTCTGGTTTCCTATATCAGTGAACGAATTCTGATTGAAGAAAATCAAAGTCCTTCACTTGCAAAATGA